The Salvelinus sp. IW2-2015 linkage group LG8, ASM291031v2, whole genome shotgun sequence genome window below encodes:
- the LOC111967510 gene encoding catenin delta-1 isoform X3, whose protein sequence is MEQCESAAALLESVREQEVQFEQLTRALEEERRRVRLTSPPSHTLPHTQNGRLGEADIERLKLSEGYINGTQYRMVDPVHGVLDESCTPEDDSQEVQSVFSDDGTNGRRAGNAMKKVITSRTVLPSDSMSIDGGLSVSGMGSYSATLDRTYRQAGGGDYPTATVPRNYHYGPAGGYDDYRSAPPSEAYASLSRGTRMDDRYRPADGYRTLDSGYRAPSRQQLDPYAAQPQVGRGVRGVGSALELGGMRYAHQAHFGVEDDQRSLGYDDMEYSMAPPPMHPGYGTMPRLGPGPGGLDRRRLRSCEDTLDGDMGGVDPYTWGVNMAMERGSMASLDSTLRKGPPTSWRQPELPEVIAMLNYRLDPVKTNAAAFLQHLTFKNDKVKSEVRRLKGIPALVSLLDNPKKDVHHSACGALKNISYGRDHDNKIAIKNCDGIPALVRLLRKAREQDLTDTITGTLWNLSSHDSVKMEIVDHALHALSDEVMVPHSGWERGRDGGEESLKPRHLEWETALTNTAGCLRNVSSERSEARRKLRECTGLVDSLMYIVQSQINRKDVDNKLVENSVCLLRNLSYQVHREVPGCERYLEAAPLNQGPVPGSNKASCFGSRKGKDEWFSTGKKDADDGSADQVDIPKRTTPAKGYELLFQPEVVRVYTSLLRESKNPSVLEAAAGAIQNLCAGRWTYGRYIRATVRLEKGLPMMAELLAHGNDRVVRAMSGALRNLAIDNRNRELLGKHAVPHLVADLPGGQSQSARPLSEETVVSVLSTLHEVLGSSLDAAKILRASQGIERLVLINKDGKRSEREVRGAGQVLQLVWGHKDLRRPLEKDGWKKTDFTVNRNTSANGPSTRTNGTYEETTMPMLDKGAKRDMIPLNDLGPEAYSTLDQRERRHSLDNSLDTTDTLQKN, encoded by the exons ATGGAGCAGTGTGAGAGCGCTGCGGCTCTCCTGGAGTCAGTGAGGGAGCAGGAGGTGCAGTTTGAGCAGCTGACCAGAGcgctggaagaggagaggaggagagtacgCCTCACCAGCCCCCCGTCCCacaccctcccccacacacag AACGGGCGCCTGGGGGAGGCAGACATAGAACGACTRAAACTGAGTGAGGGATACATCAACGGGACAcag TACAGGATGGTGGACCCAGTGCATGGCGTTCTAGACGAGAGCTGCACACCAGAAGATGATTCACAGGAAGTACAGTCTGTCTTCTCGGACGATGGAACAAATGGACGGAGGGCAGGGAACGCG atgaagaaggtGATCACCTCACGTACCGTCCTGCCCTCTGATTCGATGTCCATCGACGGAGGACTGTCCGTCTCGGGTATGGGCAGTTACAGTGCCACTCTGGACCGTACCTACAGGCAGGCTGGAGGGGGGGACTACCCCACAGCCACGGTCCCCAGGAACTACCACTACGGCCCCGCGGGGGGGTACGACGACTACAGGAGCGCCCCGCCCTCCGAGGCCTACGCCAGTCTGAGCAGAGGCACACGCATGGACGACCGCTACAG ACCTGCGGATGGGTACAGGACCCTGGACTCTGGGTACCGCGCCCCCAGCAGGCAGCAGCTGGACCCCTATGCAGCCCAGCCCCAGGTGGGGCGAGGGGTGAGGGGTGTGGGCAGTGCCCTGGAGCTGGGGGGCATGCGCTATGCCCACCAGGCCCACTTTGGCGTGGAGGATGACCAGAGGAGTCTGGGATATGATGACATGGAGTATAGTATGGCTCCTCCTCCCATGCACCCAGGGTACGGCACCATGCCACGACTAGGACCAGGCCCTGGAGGACTGGACAGACGCAggctcag GAGTTGCGAGGACACTTTGGACGGGGACATGGGAGGAGTTGACCCCTACACCTGGGGCGTCAACATGGCGATGGAGAGGGGAAGTATGGCGTCATTGGACAGCACCCTGAGGAAGGGCCCACCCACTTCCTGGAGACAACCGGAGCTTCCGGAGGTCATCGCCATGTTGAACTACCGACTGGACCCGGTCAAAACCAACGCCGCTGCCTTCCTCCAGCACCTCACCTTCAAGAACGACAAG GTGAAGTCGGAGGTGCGTCGTTTAAAGGGGATCCCAGCTCTGGTCTCGTTGCTGGACAACCCCAAGAAGGACGTGCACCACTCGGCCTGCGGGGCGCTCAAGAACATCTCATACGGACGAGACCACGACAACAAGATCGCCATCAAGAACTGTGACGGCATCCCAGCCTTAGTCAGGCTGCTGAGGAAGGCCAGAGAGCAGGACCTCACAGACACCATTACAG GTACACTGTGGAACCTTTCGTCTCACGACTCGGTGAAGATGGAGATCGTGGACCACGCGTTACACGCCCTCTCTGACGAGGTGATGGTGCCGCACTCTGGCTGGGAGAGAGGGCGTGACGGAGGGGAGGAGAGCCTCAAACCACGACACCTGGAGTGGGAGACGGCCCTCACCAACACAGCTGGTTGTCTGAG GAATGTGAGCTCAGAACGTAGCGAGGCCAGGCGGAAGCTGAGAGAGTGCACAGGATTGGTGGACTCGCTCATGTACATTGTCCAATCACAGATCAACCGCAAAGATGTGGACAACAAG ttgGTGGAGAACAGTGTGTGTCTGCTGAGAAATCTGTCCTATCAGGTTCACCGGGAGGTTCCTGGCTGCGAGCGCTACCTGGAGGCCGCGCCCCTAAACCAGGGCCCTGTCCCCGGATCCAACAAGGCCAGCTGCTTCGGCTCACGGAAGGGCAAAG ATGAGTGGTTTTCCACAG GTAAGAAAGATGCGGATGACGGGAGTGCGGACCAGGTTGATATCCCAAAGAGGACGACGCCTGCCAAAG GCTATGAGCTGCTGTTCCAGCCTGAGGTGGTGCGTGTCTACACTtccctgctgagagagagcaagaaccCCTCAGTGCTGGAGGCAGCAGCCGGGGCCATACAGAACCTGTGTGCCGGACGATGGACT TATGGCCGGTATATCCGGGCCACGGTACGTCTGGAGAAGGGCCTACCTATGATGGCAGAGCTGCTGGCTCATGGGAACGACCGTGTGGTCAGAGCCATGTCCGGGGCCTTGAGGAACCTGGCCATCGACAACCGCAACCGCGAGCTGCTCG GTAAGCACGCTGTGCCCCACCTGGTGGCAGACCTGCCGGGTGGCCAGAGCCAGTCTGCACGACCTCTGTCTGAGGAGACGGTGGTGTCTGTACTGAGCACCCTTCATGAGGTACTGGGCTCCAGCCTGGACGCTGCCAAGATCCTCAGAGCCTCGCAGGGCATCGAGAGACTGGTGCTCATCAATAAGGAcgg TAAACGGTCCGAGCGGGAGGTGCGCGGGGCAGGCCAGGTGTTACAGCTGGTGTGGGGGCACAAGGATCTGCGGCGCCCCCTGGAGAAGGACGGCTGGAAGAAGACTGACTTCACAGTGAACCGCAACACATCCGCCAACGGCCCTTCCACGCGCACCAACGGGACCTACGAGGAAACTACCATGCCAATGCTAGACAAAG GGGCGAAGAGAGACATGATTCCACTGAATGACTTAGGCCCTG AAGCCTACTCTACACTGGACCAGCGGGAGAGGAGACACTCTCTGGACAACTCCCTCGACACCACAGACACTTTACAG aagAACTGA
- the LOC111967510 gene encoding catenin delta-1 isoform X4, with amino-acid sequence MEQCESAAALLESVREQEVQFEQLTRALEEERRRVRLTSPPSHTLPHTQNGRLGEADIERLKLSEGYINGTQYRMVDPVHGVLDESCTPEDDSQEVQSVFSDDGTNGRRAGNAMKKVITSRTVLPSDSMSIDGGLSVSGMGSYSATLDRTYRQAGGGDYPTATVPRNYHYGPAGGYDDYRSAPPSEAYASLSRGTRMDDRYRPADGYRTLDSGYRAPSRQQLDPYAAQPQVGRGVRGVGSALELGGMRYAHQAHFGVEDDQRSLGYDDMEYSMAPPPMHPGYGTMPRLGPGPGGLDRRRLRSCEDTLDGDMGGVDPYTWGVNMAMERGSMASLDSTLRKGPPTSWRQPELPEVIAMLNYRLDPVKTNAAAFLQHLTFKNDKVKSEVRRLKGIPALVSLLDNPKKDVHHSACGALKNISYGRDHDNKIAIKNCDGIPALVRLLRKAREQDLTDTITGTLWNLSSHDSVKMEIVDHALHALSDEVMVPHSGWERGRDGGEESLKPRHLEWETALTNTAGCLRNVSSERSEARRKLRECTGLVDSLMYIVQSQINRKDVDNKLVENSVCLLRNLSYQVHREVPGCERYLEAAPLNQGPVPGSNKASCFGSRKGKDEWFSTGKKDADDGSADQVDIPKRTTPAKGYELLFQPEVVRVYTSLLRESKNPSVLEAAAGAIQNLCAGRWTYGRYIRATVRLEKGLPMMAELLAHGNDRVVRAMSGALRNLAIDNRNRELLGKHAVPHLVADLPGGQSQSARPLSEETVVSVLSTLHEVLGSSLDAAKILRASQGIERLVLINKDGKRSEREVRGAGQVLQLVWGHKDLRRPLEKDGWKKTDFTVNRNTSANGPSTRTNGTYEETTMPMLDKGAKRDMIPLNDLGPEAYSTLDQRERRHSLDNSLDTTDTLQN; translated from the exons ATGGAGCAGTGTGAGAGCGCTGCGGCTCTCCTGGAGTCAGTGAGGGAGCAGGAGGTGCAGTTTGAGCAGCTGACCAGAGcgctggaagaggagaggaggagagtacgCCTCACCAGCCCCCCGTCCCacaccctcccccacacacag AACGGGCGCCTGGGGGAGGCAGACATAGAACGACTRAAACTGAGTGAGGGATACATCAACGGGACAcag TACAGGATGGTGGACCCAGTGCATGGCGTTCTAGACGAGAGCTGCACACCAGAAGATGATTCACAGGAAGTACAGTCTGTCTTCTCGGACGATGGAACAAATGGACGGAGGGCAGGGAACGCG atgaagaaggtGATCACCTCACGTACCGTCCTGCCCTCTGATTCGATGTCCATCGACGGAGGACTGTCCGTCTCGGGTATGGGCAGTTACAGTGCCACTCTGGACCGTACCTACAGGCAGGCTGGAGGGGGGGACTACCCCACAGCCACGGTCCCCAGGAACTACCACTACGGCCCCGCGGGGGGGTACGACGACTACAGGAGCGCCCCGCCCTCCGAGGCCTACGCCAGTCTGAGCAGAGGCACACGCATGGACGACCGCTACAG ACCTGCGGATGGGTACAGGACCCTGGACTCTGGGTACCGCGCCCCCAGCAGGCAGCAGCTGGACCCCTATGCAGCCCAGCCCCAGGTGGGGCGAGGGGTGAGGGGTGTGGGCAGTGCCCTGGAGCTGGGGGGCATGCGCTATGCCCACCAGGCCCACTTTGGCGTGGAGGATGACCAGAGGAGTCTGGGATATGATGACATGGAGTATAGTATGGCTCCTCCTCCCATGCACCCAGGGTACGGCACCATGCCACGACTAGGACCAGGCCCTGGAGGACTGGACAGACGCAggctcag GAGTTGCGAGGACACTTTGGACGGGGACATGGGAGGAGTTGACCCCTACACCTGGGGCGTCAACATGGCGATGGAGAGGGGAAGTATGGCGTCATTGGACAGCACCCTGAGGAAGGGCCCACCCACTTCCTGGAGACAACCGGAGCTTCCGGAGGTCATCGCCATGTTGAACTACCGACTGGACCCGGTCAAAACCAACGCCGCTGCCTTCCTCCAGCACCTCACCTTCAAGAACGACAAG GTGAAGTCGGAGGTGCGTCGTTTAAAGGGGATCCCAGCTCTGGTCTCGTTGCTGGACAACCCCAAGAAGGACGTGCACCACTCGGCCTGCGGGGCGCTCAAGAACATCTCATACGGACGAGACCACGACAACAAGATCGCCATCAAGAACTGTGACGGCATCCCAGCCTTAGTCAGGCTGCTGAGGAAGGCCAGAGAGCAGGACCTCACAGACACCATTACAG GTACACTGTGGAACCTTTCGTCTCACGACTCGGTGAAGATGGAGATCGTGGACCACGCGTTACACGCCCTCTCTGACGAGGTGATGGTGCCGCACTCTGGCTGGGAGAGAGGGCGTGACGGAGGGGAGGAGAGCCTCAAACCACGACACCTGGAGTGGGAGACGGCCCTCACCAACACAGCTGGTTGTCTGAG GAATGTGAGCTCAGAACGTAGCGAGGCCAGGCGGAAGCTGAGAGAGTGCACAGGATTGGTGGACTCGCTCATGTACATTGTCCAATCACAGATCAACCGCAAAGATGTGGACAACAAG ttgGTGGAGAACAGTGTGTGTCTGCTGAGAAATCTGTCCTATCAGGTTCACCGGGAGGTTCCTGGCTGCGAGCGCTACCTGGAGGCCGCGCCCCTAAACCAGGGCCCTGTCCCCGGATCCAACAAGGCCAGCTGCTTCGGCTCACGGAAGGGCAAAG ATGAGTGGTTTTCCACAG GTAAGAAAGATGCGGATGACGGGAGTGCGGACCAGGTTGATATCCCAAAGAGGACGACGCCTGCCAAAG GCTATGAGCTGCTGTTCCAGCCTGAGGTGGTGCGTGTCTACACTtccctgctgagagagagcaagaaccCCTCAGTGCTGGAGGCAGCAGCCGGGGCCATACAGAACCTGTGTGCCGGACGATGGACT TATGGCCGGTATATCCGGGCCACGGTACGTCTGGAGAAGGGCCTACCTATGATGGCAGAGCTGCTGGCTCATGGGAACGACCGTGTGGTCAGAGCCATGTCCGGGGCCTTGAGGAACCTGGCCATCGACAACCGCAACCGCGAGCTGCTCG GTAAGCACGCTGTGCCCCACCTGGTGGCAGACCTGCCGGGTGGCCAGAGCCAGTCTGCACGACCTCTGTCTGAGGAGACGGTGGTGTCTGTACTGAGCACCCTTCATGAGGTACTGGGCTCCAGCCTGGACGCTGCCAAGATCCTCAGAGCCTCGCAGGGCATCGAGAGACTGGTGCTCATCAATAAGGAcgg TAAACGGTCCGAGCGGGAGGTGCGCGGGGCAGGCCAGGTGTTACAGCTGGTGTGGGGGCACAAGGATCTGCGGCGCCCCCTGGAGAAGGACGGCTGGAAGAAGACTGACTTCACAGTGAACCGCAACACATCCGCCAACGGCCCTTCCACGCGCACCAACGGGACCTACGAGGAAACTACCATGCCAATGCTAGACAAAG GGGCGAAGAGAGACATGATTCCACTGAATGACTTAGGCCCTG AAGCCTACTCTACACTGGACCAGCGGGAGAGGAGACACTCTCTGGACAACTCCCTCGACACCACAGACACTTTACAG AACTGA
- the LOC111967510 gene encoding catenin delta-1 isoform X1, translating to MEQCESAAALLESVREQEVQFEQLTRALEEERRRVRLTSPPSHTLPHTQNGRLGEADIERLKLSEGYINGTQYRMVDPVHGVLDESCTPEDDSQEVQSVFSDDGTNGRRAGNAMKKVITSRTVLPSDSMSIDGGLSVSGMGSYSATLDRTYRQAGGGDYPTATVPRNYHYGPAGGYDDYRSAPPSEAYASLSRGTRMDDRYRPADGYRTLDSGYRAPSRQQLDPYAAQPQVGRGVRGVGSALELGGMRYAHQAHFGVEDDQRSLGYDDMEYSMAPPPMHPGYGTMPRLGPGPGGLDRRRLRSCEDTLDGDMGGVDPYTWGVNMAMERGSMASLDSTLRKGPPTSWRQPELPEVIAMLNYRLDPVKTNAAAFLQHLTFKNDKVKSEVRRLKGIPALVSLLDNPKKDVHHSACGALKNISYGRDHDNKIAIKNCDGIPALVRLLRKAREQDLTDTITGTLWNLSSHDSVKMEIVDHALHALSDEVMVPHSGWERGRDGGEESLKPRHLEWETALTNTAGCLRNVSSERSEARRKLRECTGLVDSLMYIVQSQINRKDVDNKLVENSVCLLRNLSYQVHREVPGCERYLEAAPLNQGPVPGSNKASCFGSRKGKDEWFSTGKKDADDGSADQVDIPKRTTPAKGYELLFQPEVVRVYTSLLRESKNPSVLEAAAGAIQNLCAGRWTYGRYIRATVRLEKGLPMMAELLAHGNDRVVRAMSGALRNLAIDNRNRELLGKHAVPHLVADLPGGQSQSARPLSEETVVSVLSTLHEVLGSSLDAAKILRASQGIERLVLINKDGKRSEREVRGAGQVLQLVWGHKDLRRPLEKDGWKKTDFTVNRNTSANGPSTRTNGTYEETTMPMLDKGAKRDMIPLNDLGPEAYSTLDQRERRHSLDNSLDTTDTLQRGVYGGRKGSLPLLDSYDG from the exons ATGGAGCAGTGTGAGAGCGCTGCGGCTCTCCTGGAGTCAGTGAGGGAGCAGGAGGTGCAGTTTGAGCAGCTGACCAGAGcgctggaagaggagaggaggagagtacgCCTCACCAGCCCCCCGTCCCacaccctcccccacacacag AACGGGCGCCTGGGGGAGGCAGACATAGAACGACTRAAACTGAGTGAGGGATACATCAACGGGACAcag TACAGGATGGTGGACCCAGTGCATGGCGTTCTAGACGAGAGCTGCACACCAGAAGATGATTCACAGGAAGTACAGTCTGTCTTCTCGGACGATGGAACAAATGGACGGAGGGCAGGGAACGCG atgaagaaggtGATCACCTCACGTACCGTCCTGCCCTCTGATTCGATGTCCATCGACGGAGGACTGTCCGTCTCGGGTATGGGCAGTTACAGTGCCACTCTGGACCGTACCTACAGGCAGGCTGGAGGGGGGGACTACCCCACAGCCACGGTCCCCAGGAACTACCACTACGGCCCCGCGGGGGGGTACGACGACTACAGGAGCGCCCCGCCCTCCGAGGCCTACGCCAGTCTGAGCAGAGGCACACGCATGGACGACCGCTACAG ACCTGCGGATGGGTACAGGACCCTGGACTCTGGGTACCGCGCCCCCAGCAGGCAGCAGCTGGACCCCTATGCAGCCCAGCCCCAGGTGGGGCGAGGGGTGAGGGGTGTGGGCAGTGCCCTGGAGCTGGGGGGCATGCGCTATGCCCACCAGGCCCACTTTGGCGTGGAGGATGACCAGAGGAGTCTGGGATATGATGACATGGAGTATAGTATGGCTCCTCCTCCCATGCACCCAGGGTACGGCACCATGCCACGACTAGGACCAGGCCCTGGAGGACTGGACAGACGCAggctcag GAGTTGCGAGGACACTTTGGACGGGGACATGGGAGGAGTTGACCCCTACACCTGGGGCGTCAACATGGCGATGGAGAGGGGAAGTATGGCGTCATTGGACAGCACCCTGAGGAAGGGCCCACCCACTTCCTGGAGACAACCGGAGCTTCCGGAGGTCATCGCCATGTTGAACTACCGACTGGACCCGGTCAAAACCAACGCCGCTGCCTTCCTCCAGCACCTCACCTTCAAGAACGACAAG GTGAAGTCGGAGGTGCGTCGTTTAAAGGGGATCCCAGCTCTGGTCTCGTTGCTGGACAACCCCAAGAAGGACGTGCACCACTCGGCCTGCGGGGCGCTCAAGAACATCTCATACGGACGAGACCACGACAACAAGATCGCCATCAAGAACTGTGACGGCATCCCAGCCTTAGTCAGGCTGCTGAGGAAGGCCAGAGAGCAGGACCTCACAGACACCATTACAG GTACACTGTGGAACCTTTCGTCTCACGACTCGGTGAAGATGGAGATCGTGGACCACGCGTTACACGCCCTCTCTGACGAGGTGATGGTGCCGCACTCTGGCTGGGAGAGAGGGCGTGACGGAGGGGAGGAGAGCCTCAAACCACGACACCTGGAGTGGGAGACGGCCCTCACCAACACAGCTGGTTGTCTGAG GAATGTGAGCTCAGAACGTAGCGAGGCCAGGCGGAAGCTGAGAGAGTGCACAGGATTGGTGGACTCGCTCATGTACATTGTCCAATCACAGATCAACCGCAAAGATGTGGACAACAAG ttgGTGGAGAACAGTGTGTGTCTGCTGAGAAATCTGTCCTATCAGGTTCACCGGGAGGTTCCTGGCTGCGAGCGCTACCTGGAGGCCGCGCCCCTAAACCAGGGCCCTGTCCCCGGATCCAACAAGGCCAGCTGCTTCGGCTCACGGAAGGGCAAAG ATGAGTGGTTTTCCACAG GTAAGAAAGATGCGGATGACGGGAGTGCGGACCAGGTTGATATCCCAAAGAGGACGACGCCTGCCAAAG GCTATGAGCTGCTGTTCCAGCCTGAGGTGGTGCGTGTCTACACTtccctgctgagagagagcaagaaccCCTCAGTGCTGGAGGCAGCAGCCGGGGCCATACAGAACCTGTGTGCCGGACGATGGACT TATGGCCGGTATATCCGGGCCACGGTACGTCTGGAGAAGGGCCTACCTATGATGGCAGAGCTGCTGGCTCATGGGAACGACCGTGTGGTCAGAGCCATGTCCGGGGCCTTGAGGAACCTGGCCATCGACAACCGCAACCGCGAGCTGCTCG GTAAGCACGCTGTGCCCCACCTGGTGGCAGACCTGCCGGGTGGCCAGAGCCAGTCTGCACGACCTCTGTCTGAGGAGACGGTGGTGTCTGTACTGAGCACCCTTCATGAGGTACTGGGCTCCAGCCTGGACGCTGCCAAGATCCTCAGAGCCTCGCAGGGCATCGAGAGACTGGTGCTCATCAATAAGGAcgg TAAACGGTCCGAGCGGGAGGTGCGCGGGGCAGGCCAGGTGTTACAGCTGGTGTGGGGGCACAAGGATCTGCGGCGCCCCCTGGAGAAGGACGGCTGGAAGAAGACTGACTTCACAGTGAACCGCAACACATCCGCCAACGGCCCTTCCACGCGCACCAACGGGACCTACGAGGAAACTACCATGCCAATGCTAGACAAAG GGGCGAAGAGAGACATGATTCCACTGAATGACTTAGGCCCTG AAGCCTACTCTACACTGGACCAGCGGGAGAGGAGACACTCTCTGGACAACTCCCTCGACACCACAGACACTTTACAG CGTGGGGTGTATGGGGGGAGAAAGGGTTCCCTGCCTCTGTTGGACTCCTACGATGGTTAG
- the LOC111967510 gene encoding catenin delta-1 isoform X2 has protein sequence MEQCESAAALLESVREQEVQFEQLTRALEEERRRVRLTSPPSHTLPHTQNGRLGEADIERLKLSEGYINGTQYRMVDPVHGVLDESCTPEDDSQEVQSVFSDDGTNGRRAGNAMKKVITSRTVLPSDSMSIDGGLSVSGMGSYSATLDRTYRQAGGGDYPTATVPRNYHYGPAGGYDDYRSAPPSEAYASLSRGTRMDDRYRPADGYRTLDSGYRAPSRQQLDPYAAQPQVGRGVRGVGSALELGGMRYAHQAHFGVEDDQRSLGYDDMEYSMAPPPMHPGYGTMPRLGPGPGGLDRRRLRSCEDTLDGDMGGVDPYTWGVNMAMERGSMASLDSTLRKGPPTSWRQPELPEVIAMLNYRLDPVKTNAAAFLQHLTFKNDKVKSEVRRLKGIPALVSLLDNPKKDVHHSACGALKNISYGRDHDNKIAIKNCDGIPALVRLLRKAREQDLTDTITGTLWNLSSHDSVKMEIVDHALHALSDEVMVPHSGWERGRDGGEESLKPRHLEWETALTNTAGCLRNVSSERSEARRKLRECTGLVDSLMYIVQSQINRKDVDNKLVENSVCLLRNLSYQVHREVPGCERYLEAAPLNQGPVPGSNKASCFGSRKGKGKKDADDGSADQVDIPKRTTPAKGYELLFQPEVVRVYTSLLRESKNPSVLEAAAGAIQNLCAGRWTYGRYIRATVRLEKGLPMMAELLAHGNDRVVRAMSGALRNLAIDNRNRELLGKHAVPHLVADLPGGQSQSARPLSEETVVSVLSTLHEVLGSSLDAAKILRASQGIERLVLINKDGKRSEREVRGAGQVLQLVWGHKDLRRPLEKDGWKKTDFTVNRNTSANGPSTRTNGTYEETTMPMLDKGAKRDMIPLNDLGPEAYSTLDQRERRHSLDNSLDTTDTLQRGVYGGRKGSLPLLDSYDG, from the exons ATGGAGCAGTGTGAGAGCGCTGCGGCTCTCCTGGAGTCAGTGAGGGAGCAGGAGGTGCAGTTTGAGCAGCTGACCAGAGcgctggaagaggagaggaggagagtacgCCTCACCAGCCCCCCGTCCCacaccctcccccacacacag AACGGGCGCCTGGGGGAGGCAGACATAGAACGACTRAAACTGAGTGAGGGATACATCAACGGGACAcag TACAGGATGGTGGACCCAGTGCATGGCGTTCTAGACGAGAGCTGCACACCAGAAGATGATTCACAGGAAGTACAGTCTGTCTTCTCGGACGATGGAACAAATGGACGGAGGGCAGGGAACGCG atgaagaaggtGATCACCTCACGTACCGTCCTGCCCTCTGATTCGATGTCCATCGACGGAGGACTGTCCGTCTCGGGTATGGGCAGTTACAGTGCCACTCTGGACCGTACCTACAGGCAGGCTGGAGGGGGGGACTACCCCACAGCCACGGTCCCCAGGAACTACCACTACGGCCCCGCGGGGGGGTACGACGACTACAGGAGCGCCCCGCCCTCCGAGGCCTACGCCAGTCTGAGCAGAGGCACACGCATGGACGACCGCTACAG ACCTGCGGATGGGTACAGGACCCTGGACTCTGGGTACCGCGCCCCCAGCAGGCAGCAGCTGGACCCCTATGCAGCCCAGCCCCAGGTGGGGCGAGGGGTGAGGGGTGTGGGCAGTGCCCTGGAGCTGGGGGGCATGCGCTATGCCCACCAGGCCCACTTTGGCGTGGAGGATGACCAGAGGAGTCTGGGATATGATGACATGGAGTATAGTATGGCTCCTCCTCCCATGCACCCAGGGTACGGCACCATGCCACGACTAGGACCAGGCCCTGGAGGACTGGACAGACGCAggctcag GAGTTGCGAGGACACTTTGGACGGGGACATGGGAGGAGTTGACCCCTACACCTGGGGCGTCAACATGGCGATGGAGAGGGGAAGTATGGCGTCATTGGACAGCACCCTGAGGAAGGGCCCACCCACTTCCTGGAGACAACCGGAGCTTCCGGAGGTCATCGCCATGTTGAACTACCGACTGGACCCGGTCAAAACCAACGCCGCTGCCTTCCTCCAGCACCTCACCTTCAAGAACGACAAG GTGAAGTCGGAGGTGCGTCGTTTAAAGGGGATCCCAGCTCTGGTCTCGTTGCTGGACAACCCCAAGAAGGACGTGCACCACTCGGCCTGCGGGGCGCTCAAGAACATCTCATACGGACGAGACCACGACAACAAGATCGCCATCAAGAACTGTGACGGCATCCCAGCCTTAGTCAGGCTGCTGAGGAAGGCCAGAGAGCAGGACCTCACAGACACCATTACAG GTACACTGTGGAACCTTTCGTCTCACGACTCGGTGAAGATGGAGATCGTGGACCACGCGTTACACGCCCTCTCTGACGAGGTGATGGTGCCGCACTCTGGCTGGGAGAGAGGGCGTGACGGAGGGGAGGAGAGCCTCAAACCACGACACCTGGAGTGGGAGACGGCCCTCACCAACACAGCTGGTTGTCTGAG GAATGTGAGCTCAGAACGTAGCGAGGCCAGGCGGAAGCTGAGAGAGTGCACAGGATTGGTGGACTCGCTCATGTACATTGTCCAATCACAGATCAACCGCAAAGATGTGGACAACAAG ttgGTGGAGAACAGTGTGTGTCTGCTGAGAAATCTGTCCTATCAGGTTCACCGGGAGGTTCCTGGCTGCGAGCGCTACCTGGAGGCCGCGCCCCTAAACCAGGGCCCTGTCCCCGGATCCAACAAGGCCAGCTGCTTCGGCTCACGGAAGGGCAAAG GTAAGAAAGATGCGGATGACGGGAGTGCGGACCAGGTTGATATCCCAAAGAGGACGACGCCTGCCAAAG GCTATGAGCTGCTGTTCCAGCCTGAGGTGGTGCGTGTCTACACTtccctgctgagagagagcaagaaccCCTCAGTGCTGGAGGCAGCAGCCGGGGCCATACAGAACCTGTGTGCCGGACGATGGACT TATGGCCGGTATATCCGGGCCACGGTACGTCTGGAGAAGGGCCTACCTATGATGGCAGAGCTGCTGGCTCATGGGAACGACCGTGTGGTCAGAGCCATGTCCGGGGCCTTGAGGAACCTGGCCATCGACAACCGCAACCGCGAGCTGCTCG GTAAGCACGCTGTGCCCCACCTGGTGGCAGACCTGCCGGGTGGCCAGAGCCAGTCTGCACGACCTCTGTCTGAGGAGACGGTGGTGTCTGTACTGAGCACCCTTCATGAGGTACTGGGCTCCAGCCTGGACGCTGCCAAGATCCTCAGAGCCTCGCAGGGCATCGAGAGACTGGTGCTCATCAATAAGGAcgg TAAACGGTCCGAGCGGGAGGTGCGCGGGGCAGGCCAGGTGTTACAGCTGGTGTGGGGGCACAAGGATCTGCGGCGCCCCCTGGAGAAGGACGGCTGGAAGAAGACTGACTTCACAGTGAACCGCAACACATCCGCCAACGGCCCTTCCACGCGCACCAACGGGACCTACGAGGAAACTACCATGCCAATGCTAGACAAAG GGGCGAAGAGAGACATGATTCCACTGAATGACTTAGGCCCTG AAGCCTACTCTACACTGGACCAGCGGGAGAGGAGACACTCTCTGGACAACTCCCTCGACACCACAGACACTTTACAG CGTGGGGTGTATGGGGGGAGAAAGGGTTCCCTGCCTCTGTTGGACTCCTACGATGGTTAG